Proteins encoded in a region of the bacterium genome:
- a CDS encoding metallophosphoesterase family protein, with product MRFGIISDVHSNIEAFTVALSLLSERDIDEIICLGDLVGYGASPNECVALARERIDKCIMGNHDSGVVGQTDISYFSEYAAKALIWTVKAMQPENLKFLERLPIRLDFELFCAVHSTPGNPKKWEYIFTSADAAEQFKFFDQWICFVGHSHIPAVFTQSGKAIIPVVPFDKESITIKLHKEERYIINVGSVGQPRDNDPRGCAVIFDSDENTLTLVRFEYLVSVAQKKILKSGLPKFLAQRLALGI from the coding sequence ATGAGGTTCGGCATTATTTCAGATGTTCATTCGAATATTGAAGCTTTTACTGTAGCGCTCTCACTGCTGTCTGAACGCGACATCGACGAGATAATCTGCCTCGGTGACCTTGTTGGTTATGGAGCAAGTCCCAACGAGTGCGTTGCGCTTGCCCGCGAAAGAATCGACAAATGCATAATGGGAAACCACGATTCAGGAGTGGTGGGTCAGACCGACATATCCTATTTCAGCGAATACGCCGCAAAAGCACTCATATGGACCGTGAAAGCTATGCAGCCAGAAAATCTCAAATTCCTCGAACGACTGCCTATAAGGCTTGATTTCGAGCTATTCTGCGCGGTTCATTCAACACCGGGTAACCCGAAAAAATGGGAATATATATTTACGAGCGCTGACGCAGCGGAACAATTCAAGTTTTTCGACCAGTGGATATGCTTTGTTGGACACTCACACATACCCGCGGTATTCACACAATCAGGCAAAGCCATTATTCCCGTCGTGCCATTCGATAAAGAATCAATAACAATAAAATTGCACAAAGAAGAAAGATACATAATAAATGTTGGAAGCGTAGGGCAGCCAAGAGACAACGACCCAAGAGGTTGCGCAGTCATTTTTGACTCAGACGAAAATACTCTGACCCTCGTAAGGTTCGAATACCTCGTGAGCGTTGCGCAGAAAAAAATCCTTAAAAGTGGCCTGCCGAAATTTTTGGCTCAAAGGCTCGCGCTGGGGATTTGA
- the nusB gene encoding transcription antitermination factor NusB — protein sequence MDKTTKPKTAFPRHRARRAALQALYAHMMSGESDPEKLFNDVIAVNKELRKEVYPFLKKLITSAIEREKFADEIIREVTENWELERIAAIDRNILRLGIAEFLDFPDISPRVTIDEAIELAKEFGDQDSSKFVNGVLDAALRKLRQLGLVTKD from the coding sequence ATGGACAAAACTACAAAACCCAAAACGGCATTCCCAAGACATCGAGCGAGAAGAGCTGCGCTTCAGGCTCTATATGCGCATATGATGAGCGGTGAAAGTGACCCCGAAAAACTTTTTAACGATGTAATAGCTGTAAACAAAGAGCTTAGAAAAGAAGTTTATCCGTTTCTTAAAAAGTTAATAACATCAGCTATCGAGCGTGAGAAGTTTGCCGACGAAATAATACGAGAGGTAACCGAGAACTGGGAATTGGAACGAATCGCTGCCATAGACAGAAATATACTCCGACTCGGTATAGCTGAATTTCTTGACTTTCCAGATATCTCGCCCAGAGTAACTATAGATGAAGCCATAGAGCTCGCAAAAGAATTTGGCGACCAGGATAGCTCAAAGTTTGTTAATGGAGTTTTGGACGCAGCATTACGGAAATTAAGACAATTGGGACTGGTAACGAAGGATTGA
- the amrB gene encoding AmmeMemoRadiSam system protein B, whose translation MRRIALVVLIFIVLSGCARSRENKEGKMVNIRHAEFAGSWYPGDPDSLRQMLEYFFNAADIKPVTERIVGIISPHAGYIYSGPVAAYAYKQLMIQKDKYKGNTAIILGFRHRPTPWQGVSIWADGYWETPLGKIAVDSVLAEKIIKASNGKIVAKKDQFYDEHSLELQIPFLQYALGNEFKIVPITFAHQNQTEIQTLIDALVNANIDWDKTFMIVSTDMSHYHPYNEAVSIDKKTLDYVLSLDVDGFISWLRQGVDAFCGWGGVITLMTVAKAAGATKAVLLRYANSGDTQPGTRSHGVVGYCSVVFVKPGSKGSEENFEEEFSLTKEQKLYLLKLARKTIEEYILRGKVYEPPEPKDQILKNDAAVFVTIHRKGMLRGCIGQMMAQEPLYLAVRDMAISAATKDPRFRPIQPEEIDEIDIEISVLSPLKRVKSYEDIVPFKHGVYITRGWHSGVFLPQVWGQIPDRDAFLSELCVQKAHMEPDCYKKPDTKIYVFTVLEFDEKKFGLK comes from the coding sequence ATGAGAAGAATAGCCCTTGTGGTTTTGATTTTTATAGTTTTAAGCGGCTGCGCACGAAGTCGCGAGAACAAGGAGGGGAAAATGGTTAACATAAGGCATGCCGAATTCGCTGGCTCGTGGTATCCTGGCGACCCTGACTCCCTAAGGCAGATGCTGGAATACTTCTTCAACGCTGCCGACATAAAACCTGTAACCGAAAGAATAGTGGGAATAATATCCCCTCATGCTGGATACATCTATTCGGGTCCTGTGGCAGCATACGCCTACAAACAGCTGATGATCCAAAAGGATAAATACAAAGGTAACACAGCCATAATCCTTGGTTTCAGGCATCGCCCGACACCGTGGCAAGGGGTAAGCATATGGGCGGACGGTTACTGGGAAACCCCGCTCGGCAAAATAGCCGTTGACTCCGTGCTGGCTGAGAAAATAATAAAGGCAAGCAATGGTAAAATAGTTGCTAAAAAAGACCAGTTCTACGACGAACACTCTCTTGAACTACAAATACCATTTTTACAATACGCCCTCGGAAATGAATTCAAAATAGTGCCGATAACTTTCGCACATCAGAACCAAACAGAAATACAGACCCTCATCGATGCGCTCGTTAACGCAAATATAGATTGGGACAAAACCTTCATGATAGTATCCACCGACATGAGCCACTATCATCCCTACAATGAAGCTGTGTCAATCGACAAGAAGACGCTTGATTATGTGCTATCTCTTGATGTGGATGGTTTCATTAGCTGGCTTCGTCAGGGCGTTGATGCGTTCTGTGGCTGGGGTGGCGTTATAACGCTTATGACTGTAGCCAAAGCTGCTGGCGCGACAAAAGCAGTCCTCCTTAGATACGCGAATTCAGGCGACACGCAACCAGGAACGAGGTCTCACGGGGTCGTGGGATATTGCTCGGTGGTGTTCGTTAAACCCGGTTCCAAAGGAAGCGAAGAAAATTTTGAGGAAGAATTCTCGCTCACCAAGGAGCAGAAACTTTATCTTCTCAAGCTTGCTCGTAAAACCATTGAAGAATACATTTTGCGAGGAAAAGTTTACGAACCTCCCGAACCCAAGGACCAAATTCTAAAAAACGATGCCGCCGTGTTTGTTACTATACACAGGAAGGGCATGCTGAGAGGTTGCATAGGTCAGATGATGGCGCAGGAACCCCTCTACCTCGCGGTTAGAGATATGGCTATATCCGCTGCGACCAAAGACCCGAGATTTCGCCCAATTCAGCCAGAGGAAATAGACGAGATAGACATAGAAATATCCGTGCTTTCTCCGCTTAAAAGGGTAAAATCATACGAAGACATTGTTCCATTTAAACATGGGGTATATATCACGCGTGGCTGGCATTCGGGGGTTTTCCTTCCACAGGTATGGGGACAGATTCCGGACCGGGATGCTTTTCTTTCGGAGCTGTGCGTCCAGAAAGCTCACATGGAACCTGATTGCTACAAAAAACCGGACACGAAAATTTATGTTTTCACTGTGCTCGAATTCGACGAGAAAAAATTCGGTTTGAAATAG
- the eutM gene encoding ethanolamine utilization microcompartment protein EutM yields the protein MEALGMIETKGLVALIEAADAMVKAAKVKLVAYEKIGGGYVTALVRGDVAACKAATEAGAMAAQKVGELVSVHVIPRPHPQVHEVFPTKLPEER from the coding sequence ATGGAAGCATTAGGTATGATAGAGACCAAGGGTTTGGTGGCGTTGATAGAGGCGGCTGATGCTATGGTGAAGGCGGCGAAGGTTAAGTTGGTGGCGTATGAGAAGATAGGTGGTGGGTATGTTACGGCGTTGGTTCGTGGGGATGTGGCGGCGTGCAAGGCGGCGACGGAGGCTGGAGCGATGGCGGCGCAGAAGGTGGGAGAGCTGGTATCCGTTCATGTTATACCTCGACCGCATCCGCAGGTGCACGAGGTATTTCCCACCAAGCTTCCAGAGGAGAGGTAG